A stretch of the Uranotaenia lowii strain MFRU-FL chromosome 3, ASM2978415v1, whole genome shotgun sequence genome encodes the following:
- the LOC129757817 gene encoding L-aminoadipate-semialdehyde dehydrogenase-phosphopantetheinyl transferase has protein sequence MSLRKGGHVRWAFDFSNWKPTATDLLLATSCIQPEEKTRLARFVFRDDFNASIIGRLMMRKFVHLATGLDYEKIEFDRDHKGKPYLKNVGHLVDFNVSHQGRYAVLAGIVFDETVEPHPKIGVDIMKIEYSGGKALGDFFKLMDRNFSFEEWNYIKSRPDDGERLEAFMRNWCLKESYVKNVGVGITINLKKLDFSICTKQLDTRKVVCDSTLRVDGTLAEGWRFEESLIDKDHCAAVALENIPKDLDLTGHYFEIVNFQSLIEGHKPLLAIDENYCDGIINKEYKKTK, from the coding sequence ATGTCTCTGCGCAAGGGAGGTCACGTTCGCTGGGCGTTCGACTTTAGCAACTGGAAGCCTACTGCTACGGATTTGTTGCTGGCTACATCGTGCATCCAGCCGGAGGAGAAGACCCGTTTGGCCAGGTTTGTTTTCCGGGATGATTTCAATGCTTCCATAATCGGCAGGTTGATGATGCGAAAGTTCGTACACTTGGCGACCGGACTAGATTATGAGAAGATCGAGTTCGATCGAGATCACAAGGGTAAACCTTACTTGAAGAACGTTGGACACCTGGTGGATTTCAATGTATCACACCAGGGCCGGTACGCGGTTTTGGCCGGAATTGTTTTCGATGAAACTGTTGAACCGCACCCGAAAATTGGAGTCGATATTATGAAGATCGAGTACAGCGGAGGAAAAGCTCTCGGAGATTTCTTCAAGCTAATGGACCGAAACTTTTCCTTCGAGGAGTGGAACTACATCAAGAGTCGACCCGATGATGGGGAACGTTTGGAGGCTTTCATGCGAAATTGGTGCTTAAAGGAGAGCTATGTTAAGAATGTTGGCGTGGGAATTACCATCAATTTGAAAAAGCTTGATTTTTCCATCTGCACAAAGCAGTTGGATACACGAAAAGTCGTCTGTGATAGCACTCTGAGGGTGGATGGTACCCTGGCCGAAGGCTGGCGCTTCGAGGAATCTCTTATCGATAAGGACCACTGTGCAGCTGTGGCACTGGAAAACATTCCAAAAGATTTGGATCTTACAGGGCATTATTTcgaaattgtaaattttcaatctcTCATCGAAGGACACAAACCACTTTTGGCCATAGACGAAAACTACTGTGACGGTATTATAAATAAGGAATATAAAAAGACTAAATAA